The following are encoded together in the Oncorhynchus kisutch isolate 150728-3 linkage group LG8, Okis_V2, whole genome shotgun sequence genome:
- the nr2f1a gene encoding nuclear receptor subfamily 2 group F member 1-A isoform X2, with translation MAMVVSVWRDPQEDVVGGPPSGPNPATQPAREQQQTASAAPHTPQTPSQPGPPSTPGTAGEKGSQNSGPQHIECVVCGDKSSGKHYGQFTCEGCKSFFKRSVRRNLTYTCRANRNCPIDQHHRNQCQYCRLKKCLKVGMRREVQRGRMPPTQPNPGQYALTNGDPLNGHCYLSGYISLLLRAEPYPTSRYGSQCMQPNNIMGIENICELAARLLFSAVEWARNIPFFPDLQITDQVSLLRLTWSELFVLNAAQCSMPLHVAPLLAAAGLHASPMSADRVVAFMDHIRIFQEQVEKLKALHVDSAEYSCIKAIVLFTSDACGLSDAAHIESLQEKSQCALEEYVRSQYPNQPSRFGKLLLRLPSLRTVSSSVIEQLFFVRLVGKTPIETLIRDMLLSGSSFNWPYMSIQ, from the exons ATGGCAATGGTAGTTAGCGTCTGGCGAGATCCGCAGGAAGACGTGGTCGGAGGACCTCCAAGCGGCCCAAATCCAGCAACTCAGCCGGCGAGGGAGCAACAGCAGACGGCGTCGGCAGCCCCGCACACTCCGCAGACCCCTAGTCAGCCAGGACCCCCGTCAACACCTGGGACTGCTGGGGAGAAGGGGAGTCAGAATTCTGGTCCACAGCATATAGAATGTGTTGTTTGCGGAGACAAATCGAGCGGCAAGCACTATGGTCAGTTCACCTGCGAGGGATGCAAAAGTTTCTTCAAGAGAAGTGTCCGAAGGAACTTAACGTATACATGTCGTGCCAATAGGAACTGTCCCATTGACCAACACCACCGAAATCAGTGCCAATACTGTCGGCTGAAGAAATGTTTGAAAGTGGGAATGCGGCGGGAAG TTCAGCGAGGACGAATGCCTCCAACCCAACCGAACCCAGGTCAGTACGCGCTGACGAACGGGGACCCTCTGAACGGCCATTGCTATCTCTCCGGATACATCTCCTTATTGCTTCGGGCCGAACCATACCCGACGTCCCGATATGGAAGCCAGTGCATGCAGCCCAACAATATCATGGGTATCGAGAACATCTGCGAGCTCGCCGCTCGCTTGCTCTTCAGCGCTGTGGAATGGGCTAGGAACATCCCTTTCTTTCCCGATCTGCAGATCACCGACCAGGTGTCCCTTCTCAGGCTGACGTGGAGCGAGCTGTTTGTGCTAAACGCAGCTCAGTGCTCCATGCCTTTGCATGTGGCCCCTCTGCTTGCCGCGGCAGGCCTCCACGCTTCTCCAATGTCTGCGGACCGAGTCGTGGCTTTCATGGATCACATTCGAATCTTCCAGGAGCAGGTTGAGAAGCTCAAGGCCCTCCACGTTGATTCGGCAGAGTACAGCTGCATCAAGGCAATAGTACTCTTCACATCAG ACGCCTGCGGCCTGTCAGATGCGGCTCACATCGAAAGCCTGCAGGAGAAGTCTCAGTGCGCCCTGGAGGAATACGTGAGGAGCCAGTACCCTAACCAGCCCAGCCGCTTTGGCAAGCTCTTGCTGCGGCTGCCCTCTCTCCGCACCGTCTCCTCATCGGTAATTGAGCAGCTGTTCTTCGTCCGCTTGGTAGGTAAAACTCCTATTGAAACCCTCATCAGGGATATGCTATTATCCGGGAGCAGCTTCAACTGGCCTTACATGTCCATCCAATGA
- the nr2f1a gene encoding nuclear receptor subfamily 2 group F member 1-A isoform X1, which translates to MAMVVSVWRDPQEDVVGGPPSGPNPATQPAREQQQTASAAPHTPQTPSQPGPPSTPGTAGEKGSQNSGPQHIECVVCGDKSSGKHYGQFTCEGCKSFFKRSVRRNLTYTCRANRNCPIDQHHRNQCQYCRLKKCLKVGMRREAVQRGRMPPTQPNPGQYALTNGDPLNGHCYLSGYISLLLRAEPYPTSRYGSQCMQPNNIMGIENICELAARLLFSAVEWARNIPFFPDLQITDQVSLLRLTWSELFVLNAAQCSMPLHVAPLLAAAGLHASPMSADRVVAFMDHIRIFQEQVEKLKALHVDSAEYSCIKAIVLFTSDACGLSDAAHIESLQEKSQCALEEYVRSQYPNQPSRFGKLLLRLPSLRTVSSSVIEQLFFVRLVGKTPIETLIRDMLLSGSSFNWPYMSIQ; encoded by the exons ATGGCAATGGTAGTTAGCGTCTGGCGAGATCCGCAGGAAGACGTGGTCGGAGGACCTCCAAGCGGCCCAAATCCAGCAACTCAGCCGGCGAGGGAGCAACAGCAGACGGCGTCGGCAGCCCCGCACACTCCGCAGACCCCTAGTCAGCCAGGACCCCCGTCAACACCTGGGACTGCTGGGGAGAAGGGGAGTCAGAATTCTGGTCCACAGCATATAGAATGTGTTGTTTGCGGAGACAAATCGAGCGGCAAGCACTATGGTCAGTTCACCTGCGAGGGATGCAAAAGTTTCTTCAAGAGAAGTGTCCGAAGGAACTTAACGTATACATGTCGTGCCAATAGGAACTGTCCCATTGACCAACACCACCGAAATCAGTGCCAATACTGTCGGCTGAAGAAATGTTTGAAAGTGGGAATGCGGCGGGAAG CGGTTCAGCGAGGACGAATGCCTCCAACCCAACCGAACCCAGGTCAGTACGCGCTGACGAACGGGGACCCTCTGAACGGCCATTGCTATCTCTCCGGATACATCTCCTTATTGCTTCGGGCCGAACCATACCCGACGTCCCGATATGGAAGCCAGTGCATGCAGCCCAACAATATCATGGGTATCGAGAACATCTGCGAGCTCGCCGCTCGCTTGCTCTTCAGCGCTGTGGAATGGGCTAGGAACATCCCTTTCTTTCCCGATCTGCAGATCACCGACCAGGTGTCCCTTCTCAGGCTGACGTGGAGCGAGCTGTTTGTGCTAAACGCAGCTCAGTGCTCCATGCCTTTGCATGTGGCCCCTCTGCTTGCCGCGGCAGGCCTCCACGCTTCTCCAATGTCTGCGGACCGAGTCGTGGCTTTCATGGATCACATTCGAATCTTCCAGGAGCAGGTTGAGAAGCTCAAGGCCCTCCACGTTGATTCGGCAGAGTACAGCTGCATCAAGGCAATAGTACTCTTCACATCAG ACGCCTGCGGCCTGTCAGATGCGGCTCACATCGAAAGCCTGCAGGAGAAGTCTCAGTGCGCCCTGGAGGAATACGTGAGGAGCCAGTACCCTAACCAGCCCAGCCGCTTTGGCAAGCTCTTGCTGCGGCTGCCCTCTCTCCGCACCGTCTCCTCATCGGTAATTGAGCAGCTGTTCTTCGTCCGCTTGGTAGGTAAAACTCCTATTGAAACCCTCATCAGGGATATGCTATTATCCGGGAGCAGCTTCAACTGGCCTTACATGTCCATCCAATGA